The genomic interval TCGAGCAGTGCTGCGAGGCTCGGGAACCACGGGGCGCCGATCCCCGGCTCGGGCTCGGCGACGTCGACGACGCCCACGAGGCGGATCCGCCCGCTCTCGCGCAGCGGCGCCATCTGCCGCAGGTGCACGGCGCCGAAGCCCCGCGTGCCGATCAGCGCGAGTGGCAGCGCCGCCCGCGCCTCCCCCGCGCTCATCGACCGATCCCCATGAACTCCTCGACGTCGACGGCCTGCCCGGTCTCGATCGAGGCGTTGCCGCAGATGCCGATGGAGATCGCGCGCAGACCGTCGTGCCAGTCGGCCGCGCGGCCCAGCGGATCGGTCCCCTCACCGTGAGCGCGCCCGCGGAAGACCTCGGCGAGCATGAGCGCGTCGCCGCCGCCGTGCGCCCCCTCCCCCTGCGCGATCTCGATCTCCTGGGCGGTCTCGAAGTGTCGCTGCAGGACGAGTCTCTCGCCGGCGCGGCGAGCCCCCTCGCCCTCGTCGTCCACGCGCACGGCGCTCGGGTCCACCACCGCGTCGCCCTCGGTCGCTCCGTCGCTCTCGCCCCGCTCCCGGGTGTTCGTGAGCACGGCCGTGCGCTCGACGACCTCGAGCTCGACGCGCCCCTCGGTGCCGTTGACGGCGACCCGGTAGCCCTCCCAGGGGCTGTGGGCGTTCAGCGCGTAGGTCAGGGTGAGGCCGCTGTCGAAGTCGACGATCGCCGTGAGGTTGTCCTCGGTGGTGACGCCGGGCGCGAAGACGTCCTGGTCACGGCGGTATCCGTCGTGCTGCTCCTGGTCGAGGTAGAGCTCCTTCAGGCGTGGATCGCTGCGCAGGTCGAGCTCGAAGGGACCGTGCGGACCGTCGTGCGTACCGCGCTCGGCGGCCGGCCCCTCTCCCCTCTCCTGCGCCGCCCGATCGCCGTAGAAGCGCACGCCGCCGCGCGCATAGACGGT from Brachybacterium kimchii carries:
- a CDS encoding Gfo/Idh/MocA family protein, whose amino-acid sequence is MSTRYGLIGTGHRSQMYIDAITGPHADVAELVALFDTNPGRMQWYREHYEALEGVPAVGPEHLEDVIAEQGIERMIVTSMDRFHAEHIVRSLEAGADVVVEKPLTIDAEKARMIEETVRRTGRSVTVTFNYRYSPRNSALREVIADGRIGTPVSMVFEWVLDTAHGADYFRRWHRDKANSGGLFVHKASHHFDLASWWIDAQPRTVYARGGVRFYGDRAAQERGEGPAAERGTHDGPHGPFELDLRSDPRLKELYLDQEQHDGYRRDQDVFAPGVTTEDNLTAIVDFDSGLTLTYALNAHSPWEGYRVAVNGTEGRVELEVVERTAVLTNTRERGESDGATEGDAVVDPSAVRVDDEGEGARRAGERLVLQRHFETAQEIEIAQGEGAHGGGDALMLAEVFRGRAHGEGTDPLGRAADWHDGLRAISIGICGNASIETGQAVDVEEFMGIGR